In Prunus dulcis chromosome 2, ALMONDv2, whole genome shotgun sequence, a single genomic region encodes these proteins:
- the LOC117620061 gene encoding histone-lysine N-methyltransferase, H3 lysine-9 specific SUVH5-like, which translates to MDKTLEKRKVGVLPNRKRSRVDDKDGVIHHVKEALDEYRETLTKLLQKHDSESYQQVCWRPDIEAAMCQRKKGNLVNTRKQLGPIPGVNVGDEFRNRAELTVVGIHHKFLHGIEYMKKDGKILATSIVNSGRYANHVASPDILTYSGEGGNPRVDPKKPKDQRLERGNLALKNSMEEGTHVRVIRGINRFEVGTRAKKSSFRTYVYDGLYIVESFWQEREEFGKLVFKFLLKRISGQPIITWGKALDKLKKPMVSKDIVCKNDISEGKEKMPIRVVNAIDRATPPAFIYKRNVIYPDFFKETRKGGCNCLHGCLESKSCPCVMRIAGVLSYNNTITGTKSLIYECGTTCKCSSSCKNRISQHGIQFKLEVFRTKSKGWGVRSRTYIPRGSFICEYVGEILQDKQVKQRKGFVIDATQHGNVGRFVSHSCSPNLFARSVLHDHDDARIPHMMLFAEKNIPPNQELTYDYNSIVGDSNGTTIRQALLDKPSGVAPNII; encoded by the exons AAGATGGAGTAATTCATCATGTCAAGGAGGCTTTGGATGAATATCGAGAGACATTAACTAAGCTCTTGCAAAAACATGATAGTGAATCCTACCAACAAGTTTGTTGGAGGCCTGATATTGAAGCAGCAATGTgtcagagaaagaaaggaaacttGGTTAACACGAGGAAACAATTAGGACCAATTCCGGGAGTGAATGTTGGTGACGAGTTTCGCAACAGGGCTGAACTAACTGTTGTTGGCATCCATCATAAGTTTCTTCATGGTATTGAGTATATGAAGAAGGATGGGAAAATTTTGGCCACAAGCATTGTTAATTCTGGCCGTTACGCCAACCATGTAGCATCTCCTGATATCTTGACTTATTCAGGTGAAGGTGGAAATCCTAGGGTTGATCCTAAAAAGCCAAAGGATCAAAGACTTGAACGTGGAAACCTTGCACTAAAGAACAGCATGGAAGAAGGAACTCATGTAAGGGTAATTCGTGGTATTAATCGTTTTGAGGTGGGTACACGTGCTAAGAAAAGTTCTTTCAGAACTTATGTTTATGATGGTCTCTACATAGTAGAGAGTTTTTGGCAAGAAAGAGAGGAATTTGGCAAACTTgtgtttaaatttttgttgaaaagGATATCAGGGCAACCAATAATCACATGGGGAAAAGCTTTGGACAAGTTGAAAAAACCTATGGTTTCAAAGGATATTGTTTGTAAAAATGACATCTCTGAAGGGAAAGAGAAGATGCCTATTCGAGTGGTCAATGCAATAGATAGGGCGACTCCTCCAGCTTTCATTTACAAGCGCAATGTCATTTATCCAGATTTCTTCAAGGAGACAAGAAAAGGAGGTTGTAATTGCCTTCACGGATGCTTAGAATCCAAGTCATGTCCTTGTGTAATGAGGATTGCAGGAGTTTTGTCATACAACAACACGATAACAGGCACGAAATCCCTTATTTATGAGTGTGGTACTACGTGTAAgtgctcttcttcttgcaaaaATAGAATTAGTCAACATGGAATTCAGTTTAAACTTGAAGTCTTTAGGACAAAATCAAAAGGATGGGGTGTCAGATCACGAACATATATTCCACGAGGAAGTTTTATATGTGAGTATGTAGGAGAAATTCTACAAGATAAACAAGTTAAACAAAGAAAGGGGTTTGTCATTGATGCCACACAACATGGGAATGTGGGAAGATTTGTCAGTCATAGTTGTTCTCCTAATCTATTTGCCCGAAGTGTCCTTCATGATCATGACGACGCAAGAATCCCACACATGATGTTATTTGCTGAGAAGAACATTCCACCGAACCAAGAGCTAACTTACGATTATAATTCTATAGTAG GCGATTCCAATGGCACTACCATCAGACAAGCTCTCCTCGACAAACCATCTGGAGTTGCACCTAATATCATCTAA